A DNA window from Helianthus annuus cultivar XRQ/B chromosome 15, HanXRQr2.0-SUNRISE, whole genome shotgun sequence contains the following coding sequences:
- the LOC118487553 gene encoding leucine-rich repeat extensin-like protein 5, which translates to MPPRFLRGRGKVPVSGHDHEAGPSHRRTPSITMSTSPQEPWRLYIEPGRRSVSLSSSPSYQHSFGPHSENEPNNQPPAFIPLQRSNSHHSFGDPTPVFQSRFNLANLLPEPVGFNPLGPGDHFSGENDMDEDTDPVEPASGTPNHPIEISDGSSFHGSPYSGPDSFMEKFNQYDWYFTPSEHSHHQQQQDPSVGQQFVAATPPPPPPPSSGSHYPPLQEEEDPYNGGPSSPIPDVNSVPVVPPLGFDNPIPAYAGSAAYNPFEQPAHTHYNYNYGYAEVDPYQVARDYNALHPEGPYGGPWTTGYPTYGYQHQPHPPPVYQPPQPQIQQEVLERLNQVEQEVREDRRERQGFFKGLSDLLKGKSKRRGH; encoded by the exons ATGCCACCCAGATTCCTTCGCGGTAGAGGCAAAGTACCCGTGTCAGgtcatgatcacgaggccgggccgTCGCATCGACGTACTCCTTCCATCACCATGAGCACCAGCCCGCaagagccatggaggctctatATTGAACCTGGAAGGCGATCTGTATCCCTTAGCTCCTCTCCTTCGTACCAACACTCATTTGGGCCCCATTCTgaaaacgagcccaacaaccAGCCGCCAGCTTTCATACCTCTTCAGAGATCCAATTCTCACCATTCTTTTGGCGACCCAACACCCGTTTTCCAAAGCCGATTTAACCTGGCTAACCTTTTgccagaacccgtgggttttaacccacttggaccgggaGACCACTTTTCAGGGGAAAacgacatggacgaggatactgacccCGTGGAACCTGCATCAGGAACGCCGAATCATCCCATTGAAATCTCAGATGGGTCATCATTCCATGGATCGCCATATAGCGGACCAGACAGTTTTATGGAGAAGTTCAACCAgtatgattggtacttcaccccgtCTGAACACTCGCATcatcagcagcaacaggatccttcggtGGGTCAACAGTTTGTGGCAGctacgccaccgccaccaccgcca ccatcaagtggcagccattatccgccacttcaggaggaagaggaCCCATATAATGGTGGTCCGTCAAGCCCTATACCAGATGTTAACTCAGTACCTGTGGTACCACCTTTGGGTTTCGATAACCCGATTCCTGCGTATGCTGGGTCAGCAGCATACAACCCATTCGAGCAGCCGGCGCAcacccactacaactacaactacggTTATGCGGAGGTAGATCCGTACCAAGTAGCTCGGGATTACAATGCCCTTCATCCTGAAGGACCATATGGAGGGCCATGGACTACTGGttacccgacttatgggtaccagcatcaGCCACATCCTCCACCGGTGTATCAGCCGCCACAGCCACAGATTCAGCAGGAAGTCCTTGAGAGGCTAAACCAAGTTGAACAAGAAGTTCGTGAAGACCGCAGAGAGCGGCAAGGTTTCTTCAAAGGGCTGTCAGACTTGCTTAAGGGGAAGTCGAAGAGGAGGGGTCATTGA